One Stigmatopora argus isolate UIUO_Sarg chromosome 20, RoL_Sarg_1.0, whole genome shotgun sequence genomic region harbors:
- the LOC144065864 gene encoding uncharacterized protein LOC144065864, translating into MSARTQRPKLQEEVFEVKQEHSTHEQSTFCNITHEKVVLHRLEGFRNDLGADGQESVDLEGEVELPQIKEEEPEFPQQQMGDEHHPIKREKDHFTWSLGEFVKKEDVLGVASGGAEPANTTWPLIKEEEPEFPQQQIGDEQLPIKKEEDHFTWSPGESVKRDYLGVASEGAEPANASAWPQIKEEEEPEFPQQCKREEQPPIKNEECVKWSTGEPFKSEDDLGVAHIGAELLSGSSTEGWRAENLIAPLSDDNDLLFDDDDDVEDVKKNPSGDKLCKCFQCGKTFGKKSSLKTHMRSHTGEKPLSCSVCGKTFKHKRKFKMHRRIHMGNKQFSCSVCGKAFSQKQVLQIHTRTHTGEKPFSCSVCGKAFSEKQGLQKHTRTHTGEKPFSCSVCGQGFTDKGNLKRHTRTHTGEKPFSCSVCGQTFTVKGNLTIHARTHTGEKPFACSVCGKRFTEKGSLKIHTKTHNGEKPFSCSVCGQAFTRKINLKIHIRTHTDEKPFGCSVCGQGFTDKGKLQIHIRTHTGEKPFSCSVCGKRFTEMGGLKKHTRTHTGEKPFLCSVCGKAYSQNEHLKSHMRTHTDEKPFACSVCGKRFTGKGSLKIHTRTHTGEKPFSCSVCSKAYSTNEYLKIHIRTHTGEKPFACLVCGKTFNHKGHLFNHARTHTGEKPFSCSVCGKAFSQKHHLEDHTRTHTGEKTFSCSVCDKTFTHKGYLISHTRTHTGEKQFSCSVCGKTLTRKEHLISHARTHTGEKPFSCSVCGKGFSRKHDLQRHTRTHTGEKLFSCSVCGQTFIEKGGLNKHARTHTGEKPFSCSVCGKAFSQKQDLQRHTRTHTGEKPFSCSVCGKTYTEKGNLKRHTRTHTGKKTFSCSVCGQAYSRKQYLKKHLLIHTGEQCFPAQSVATDSLQ; encoded by the exons ATGTCGGCAAGAACGCAACGgccaaagctccaggaggaagtttttgaggtcaaacaggagcattcaactcacgagcaatcgacattttgcaacataacgcatgagaaagttgttcttcatagactagaag gtttcagaaatgatcttggtgctgatgggcaggagtctgttgaccttgaaggggaagttgagctcccccaaatcaaagaggaggagccagagttccctcaacaacaaatgggagacgagcaccatccaatcaaaagggagaaaGATCATTTCActtggtcacttggtgagttcgtgaagaaggaagatgttctgggcgtggcaagtggaggggcggagcctgcaaacaccacatggcccctaattaaagaggaggagccagagttcccccaACAACAAATaggagacgagcaacttccaatcaaaaaggaggaagatcatttcacctggtcaccaggtGAGTCCGTGAAAAGGGattatctgggcgtggccagcgaaggggcggagcctgcaaacgcctcagcttggccccaaattaaagaggaggaggagccagagttccctcaacagtgcaaaagagaagagcaacctccaatcaaaaacgaggaatgtgtcaaatggtcaactggtgagcctttcaagagtgaagatgatctgggcgtggcacacataggggcggagcttctgagcggcagctcaacagaaggatggcgagcagaaaatttaattgctcctttatcagatgacaacgacttgctttttgacgatgatgatgatgttgaagatgttaagaaaaatcccagtggcgacaaactctgcaaatgctttcagtgtgggaaaacttttgggaaaaagtcttctttgaaaacacatatgaggagccatactggggagaaacccttatcatgttcagtttgtggtaaaacatttaaacacaagagaaaatttaaaatgcacagaAGAATCCACATGGGTAACAAAcaattttcatgctcagtttgtggtaaagccttttctcaaaagcaagttttacaaatacacacaagaacccacacgggtgaaaaaccattttcgtgttcagtttgtggtaaagccttttctgaaAAGCAaggtttacaaaaacacacaagaacccacactggtgaaaaaccattctcgtgttcagtttgtggtcaaggattcacagacaagggaaacttaaaaaggcacacaagaacacacacaggtgaaaagccattttcgtgttcagtttgtggtcaaacattcacagtcaagggaaacttaactattcatgcaagaacccacactggcgaaaaaccatttgcgtgctcagtttgtggtaaaagatttacagagaagggaagcttaaaaatacacacaaaaacccacaatggtgaaaagccattttcgtgttcagtttgtggtcaagcatttacacggaagataaacttaaaaatccacataagaacccacacagatgaaaaaccatttgggtgctcagtttgtggtcaaggattcacagacaagggaaaattacaaatccacataagaacccacactggtgaaaaaccattttcgtgttcagtttgtggtaaaagatttacagagatgggaggcttaaaaaaacacacaagaacccacactggtgaaaagccatttttgtgttcagtttgcggtaaagcctattCTCAAAATGAACACTTAAAAAGCCACATGAGAACGCACACagatgaaaaaccatttgcgtgctcggtttgtggtaaaagatttacagggaagggaagcttaaaaatacacacacgaacccacactggtgaaaaaccattttcatgttcagtttgtagtAAAGCCTATTCTACAAATGAatacttaaaaatccacataagaacccacactggtgaaaaaccatttgcatgtttagtttgtggtaaaacatttaatcaCAAGGGACACTTATttaatcatgcaagaacacacacaggtgaaaaaccattttcgtgttcagtttgcggtaaagccttttctcaaaagcaccacttagaagaccacacaagaacccacactggcgaaaaaacattttcctgctcagtttgtgataaaacatttacacacaagggatacttaattagtcatacaagaacccacactggtgaaaaacaattttcgtgttcagtttgtggtaaaacattgaCACGCAAggaacacttaattagtcatgcaagaacacacactggtgaaaaaccattttcgtgttcagtttgcggtaaaggcTTTTCTCGAAAGCACgatttacaaagacacacaagaacccacactggtgaaaaactattttcctgctcagtttgtggtcaaacattcataGAGAAGGGAGGCTTAAATAaacacgcaagaacccacactggtgaaaagccattttcgtgttcagtttgtggtaaagccttttctcaaaagcaagatttacaaagacacacaagaacccacacaggtgaaaagccattttcgtgctcagtttgtggtaaaacatatactgagaagggaaatttaaaaagacacacaagaacccacactggcaaaaaaacattttcctgctcagtttgtggtcaagcctattctcgaaagcaatatttaaaaaaacacttattaatccacactggagaacaatgttttcctgctcagtctgtggccacagattcgctacaatag